The following proteins are encoded in a genomic region of Alnus glutinosa chromosome 8, dhAlnGlut1.1, whole genome shotgun sequence:
- the LOC133875523 gene encoding homeobox-leucine zipper protein ATHB-40-like yields MTITMNRQDHMLHFSQLYADAFTTQMVTQQGGESKPRRRRKKSKGGEGGGAGGIKKRKLSEEQVSQLESYFGNEHKLESERKDRLASELGLEPRQVAVWFQNRRARWRNKKLEEEYSVLKKEQESTLFEKCRLESEVVKLKEQLSEAEKEIQRLSQQRAEPVRSNSTRSSSPSEETTMGAQAAFIGEFEMDEYGDVFNTPAFYYAQGIDWINQYI; encoded by the exons ATGACGATCACGATGAACCGTCAGGATCATATGCTACACTTCTCTCAACTCTACGCTGATGCATTCACCACCCAAATGGTAACCCAACAAG gagGTGAGTCGAAACCAAGACGACGCCGTAAGAAGAGCAAAGGAGGAGAAGGCGGCGGCGCCGGCGGGATCAAGAAGAGGAAGCTAAGCGAGGAACAAGTGAGTCAACTTGAGTCTTACTTCGGAAATGAACATAAGTTGGAGTCGGAAAGAAAGGACCGCCTCGCTTCTGAACTGGGTCTTGAGCCTCGCCAAGTTGCCGTTTGGTTCCAGAACCGAAGGGCTCGTTGGAGGAACAAGAAACTGGAGGAAGAGTACTCCGTTTTGAAGAAAGAACAGGAAAGCACCCTTTTCGAGAAATGCCGGCTTGAGTCtgag GTTGTGAAGCTGAAGGAGCAACTGTCGGAGGCAGAGAAGGAGATCCAACGGCTGTCGCAACAACGCGCGGAACCGGTTCGGAGCAACAGCACGAGATCGTCGTCGCCGTCGGAGGAGACGACAATGGGGGCGCAAGCGGCGTTTATTGGGGAGTTCGAGATGGACGAATACGGCGACGTGTTTAACACGCCGGCATTCTATTACGCGCAGGGGATCGATTGGATCAATCAGTATATTTAG